In the bacterium genome, one interval contains:
- the korA gene encoding 2-oxoglutarate oxidoreductase subunit KorA, with amino-acid sequence MATTIESASAQSAGIKLNDLVIRLAGEGGEGVVSTGRMLGDAFVRCNLKIFTFQTFPAEIKGGTVMYQLRTNAQPIRTQGDVADCFAVFTQEGYDKYAAQMPSDSYVLFNADEVKGVSDRFTATYGVPMTALAREVGDVITKTTVGAGAIAAMLHMDLSIFEDLLRKRFASKAKKQIAEAQAKGTWQEGQEAPIVAVNLAALRVGYEFFRKLEAESNATTPFRIEPIAGEQKMIATGNRMIALGALAAGCRTYAGYPITPATDIMEELAKFMPQFGGSVMQVEDEIAALGVVVGASYAGQRAFTATSGPGVSLMIEMLGLASMLELPIVIVDAMRAGPSTGMPTKTEQGDLYMAAFAGHGDSPRIVLAPRTVTDCFWVMVEAFNLAEKYQVPVLVLTDQSLAARNESVDRPDLSLIELEPRLVPTTEQLEHFARYEITESGVSPFAVPGTPGGMNFSTGVEHDEGGNIKHDPWVHREMTQKRFRKLQTAIAAGDLNSIEPYGDPAAKLGILAWGSNYGIIQEAVDLVAAKGVVVEFLCPRTLFPVVRPELEPFLQKYDQVLVPENNFQGQYLTILRNEFPELASKLKPVHKYEGLPFTPSEIADAIMEAVQA; translated from the coding sequence GTGGCCACTACCATCGAGTCCGCGTCAGCGCAGAGTGCCGGCATCAAGCTAAATGACCTGGTGATTCGCCTCGCCGGGGAAGGGGGCGAAGGCGTCGTGTCCACCGGCCGGATGCTGGGCGACGCATTTGTCCGTTGCAACCTGAAGATTTTCACGTTCCAGACCTTCCCGGCAGAAATCAAGGGTGGGACGGTGATGTACCAGCTGCGGACCAACGCGCAGCCGATCCGTACCCAGGGCGATGTCGCGGACTGCTTCGCGGTTTTCACCCAGGAGGGGTACGACAAGTACGCCGCGCAGATGCCCTCCGACAGCTATGTCCTGTTCAATGCCGATGAGGTGAAGGGGGTCTCGGACCGCTTCACTGCGACTTATGGGGTCCCGATGACCGCCCTTGCCCGCGAGGTGGGGGATGTCATCACGAAGACGACCGTGGGTGCCGGTGCCATCGCCGCCATGCTCCACATGGATCTGTCGATCTTCGAGGACCTCCTCCGCAAGCGTTTCGCCAGCAAAGCGAAAAAGCAGATTGCCGAGGCCCAGGCGAAAGGGACCTGGCAGGAGGGGCAGGAAGCGCCCATCGTCGCGGTCAACCTTGCCGCGCTCCGGGTCGGCTATGAATTTTTCCGGAAGCTCGAGGCGGAGAGCAACGCCACGACGCCGTTCCGGATTGAGCCAATCGCCGGCGAGCAGAAGATGATCGCCACCGGGAATCGCATGATTGCGCTCGGTGCCCTCGCCGCGGGTTGCCGCACCTACGCCGGCTACCCCATCACGCCCGCCACGGACATTATGGAAGAGCTGGCGAAGTTCATGCCGCAGTTCGGCGGCTCCGTGATGCAGGTGGAGGACGAAATTGCCGCGCTGGGGGTGGTGGTCGGGGCCTCCTACGCTGGTCAGCGGGCGTTCACCGCGACCTCCGGACCAGGTGTCAGCCTCATGATCGAGATGCTGGGGCTCGCCTCCATGCTGGAGCTCCCCATCGTGATCGTCGATGCCATGCGGGCGGGACCCTCTACTGGGATGCCCACCAAGACCGAGCAGGGCGACCTCTACATGGCAGCCTTCGCGGGGCATGGGGATTCCCCGCGCATCGTGCTCGCGCCCCGCACGGTCACGGACTGCTTCTGGGTGATGGTGGAAGCCTTCAATCTCGCCGAGAAGTACCAGGTGCCGGTGCTGGTGCTGACTGACCAGTCGCTGGCGGCCCGCAACGAGTCCGTGGATCGTCCCGACCTCTCCCTCATCGAACTGGAGCCCCGGCTGGTGCCCACCACCGAGCAGCTGGAGCACTTCGCCCGGTACGAGATCACCGAATCCGGCGTCTCGCCCTTCGCGGTCCCCGGCACCCCCGGTGGGATGAACTTCTCTACCGGTGTGGAGCACGATGAGGGGGGCAACATCAAGCACGACCCGTGGGTGCACCGGGAAATGACCCAGAAGCGGTTCCGCAAGCTGCAGACCGCTATTGCCGCCGGCGATCTGAACAGCATCGAGCCCTATGGCGACCCGGCAGCGAAGCTGGGGATCCTCGCCTGGGGATCCAACTACGGGATCATTCAGGAAGCGGTCGACCTGGTGGCGGCGAAGGGCGTGGTGGTGGAGTTCCTCTGCCCGCGCACGCTCTTCCCGGTGGTCCGCCCGGAACTGGAGCCATTCCTCCAGAAGTACGATCAGGTCCTGGTCCCGGAGAACAACTTCCAGGGGCAGTATCTGACCATCCTGCGGAACGAGTTCCCCGAGCTGGCCAGCAAGCTCAAGCCAGTGCATAAGTACGAAGGGCTGCCTTTTACCCCGTCGGAGATTGCCGACGCCATCATGGAAGCGGTGCAAGCATGA
- the atpD gene encoding ATP synthase subunit beta — translation MPGVGKVTQVIGPTVDCQFASDQLPALLNALTIQDEARGIRLTVEVAQHLGNDAVRCVSMGPTDGLVRGMPAMDTGAPITVPVGDLTLGRIFNVLGEPIDGAGPVPTDIHRMPIHRDPPPLTDQSSTIEQFETGLKVVDLLTPYAKGGKIGLFGGAGVGKTVLIQELINNIAQQHGGRSVFAGVGERTREGNDLFLEMTESGVISKTTLVFGQMNEPPGARLRVGLTGLTMAEYFRDSEGADILLFIDNIFRFVQAGSEVSALLGRMPSAVGYQPTLATEVGALQERITSTVRGSITSIQAIYVPADDLTDPAVATTFAHLDATTVLSRQIAELGIYPAVDPLDSSSRILDPLVIGERHYGIARQVQGILQRYKSLQDIIAILGMDELSEEDKVVVGRARRIQRFLSQPFNVAEQFTGFKGKYVTLPETLDSFDEILSGKHDHLPENAFYMRGGIEDVVEAAKSMS, via the coding sequence ATGCCCGGTGTCGGGAAAGTCACCCAGGTTATCGGCCCGACGGTCGACTGCCAGTTCGCTTCGGATCAGCTCCCGGCGCTCCTGAACGCCCTGACGATTCAGGACGAGGCCCGGGGGATCCGCCTCACGGTCGAGGTGGCCCAGCACCTGGGCAACGACGCGGTCCGGTGTGTCTCCATGGGTCCCACCGACGGACTCGTCCGCGGAATGCCCGCCATGGACACCGGCGCGCCCATCACCGTGCCGGTCGGCGATCTGACCCTCGGACGCATTTTCAATGTCCTGGGCGAGCCCATCGATGGGGCTGGCCCGGTGCCGACGGACATCCACCGGATGCCGATTCACCGCGACCCGCCACCCCTCACCGACCAGTCCTCGACCATCGAGCAGTTCGAGACAGGCCTGAAAGTGGTCGACCTCCTGACCCCCTATGCGAAGGGGGGCAAGATCGGCCTCTTCGGCGGCGCGGGTGTGGGGAAGACCGTCCTTATCCAGGAGCTCATCAACAACATCGCGCAGCAGCATGGTGGACGCTCGGTCTTTGCGGGCGTGGGTGAGCGGACCCGCGAGGGGAACGACCTCTTCCTGGAAATGACCGAGTCCGGGGTGATCAGCAAGACCACGCTGGTCTTCGGGCAGATGAACGAGCCGCCGGGCGCCCGCCTCCGGGTGGGACTCACGGGCCTCACCATGGCGGAGTACTTCCGCGACTCTGAAGGGGCGGACATCCTCCTCTTCATCGACAACATTTTCCGCTTCGTCCAGGCCGGGTCCGAGGTCTCCGCGCTGCTGGGTCGTATGCCCTCCGCTGTGGGGTACCAGCCGACCCTCGCCACAGAGGTAGGCGCGCTCCAGGAGCGGATCACCTCCACGGTCCGCGGGTCGATCACCTCGATTCAGGCGATCTATGTCCCCGCCGACGACCTCACTGACCCCGCCGTGGCCACCACCTTCGCGCACCTGGATGCCACCACCGTGCTCAGCCGCCAGATCGCCGAGCTTGGCATCTACCCGGCCGTGGATCCACTGGACTCCTCCAGCCGCATCCTCGACCCGCTGGTCATCGGCGAGCGCCACTACGGCATCGCCCGGCAGGTCCAGGGGATTCTGCAGCGCTACAAGAGCCTGCAGGACATCATCGCCATCCTCGGCATGGACGAGCTCTCCGAAGAGGACAAAGTGGTGGTGGGGCGCGCCCGCCGCATCCAGCGCTTCCTCTCGCAGCCGTTCAATGTCGCCGAGCAGTTCACCGGCTTCAAGGGGAAGTACGTCACCCTCCCCGAGACGCTGGACTCTTTCGACGAGATTCTCTCCGGCAAGCACGACCATCTGCCCGAGAACGCCTTCTACATGCGGGGCGGGATCGAGGATGTGGTCGAGGCTGCGAAGTCGATGAGCTAG